In the Desulfosporosinus acidiphilus SJ4 genome, GTGAGCAGCGTATTGATGTTGAACCCTGCAATCAATGCTCTTCTTGTTTAAGTATTGACCATGGTTCCGCAATTGAAGTATTTGAAATTGATGCCGCCTCTAATCGAGGGATTGACGAAATTCGAGATTTACGGGAAAATATTAAATTAAGCTCCATCGAAGGTAGATTTAAAGTTTATATTATTGATGAAGTGCATATGCTGACTACAGAAGCTTTTAACGCTTTGCTAAAAACTCTGGAAGAGCCGCCGCCACAGGTGGTTTTTATCTTGGCGACCACCGAGGTGCAAAAAATACCATTAACAATTCTTTCCCGCGTACAACGTTTTGAATTTCATCGTATTTCGGTAGAGAACATTTCCAGCCGGCTGACTCTTGTCTGCGAATCACTGGGACGTAATATTCTGCCTGGTGCGTTACAGGTGATTGCTCAAAAGTCTGAAGGTGGTCTACGGGATGCACTTAGCATTTTAGATCAATGTCTTCTTCAAGATGACCCAATCGGTGTCAAGGAAGTTTACCAGGTCCTTGGTATGGTTGGTGAGACCTTTAGTTCGGAGTTGGTTGAAAGTTTAATGACCTTGGATTATGGAAAAAGCTTAGCGATCTTAACGGACGGGATACAGCAAGGCCGTGATCCGAGGCAAATTATCCGGGAACTTTTAGATTATCTTCGCCAAATGCTTTTGAATGTGACAACAGGAGCTGCTCCTTTGGTGGCTCCGGAAATTCAGGAACGTTTAGTTAAACAAAGTGAGCAGGTACCGATATCTCGCTTATTACATTGGATTTCACTTCTCATGCAAGGCGAAGGTCAATTGAAATACGCTTCAAATGCCCGTTTAGCCGCCGAACTTTTAATAGTTCAGACGATACATGAGGGGCAAAACATTATAGGTGAACAAGGGGAAATTTTAAACCGCTTAACGTTATTAGAAAAAAATGTGCAAACACTATTGAGTGGTAAAAACGTCCATTTATTAAATGATATAAAATCTACCCACCCCGCTGAAGTTGATCATGCTGCTGAAATTGATCATGTTAATAATGATTCGTCTAAGAAAAAGAATGCTATTGATGTAAAGACTGAAACCACATCGACAGAGAAAAGAGTTTCAGCAGGATCGGAAATCTTGACGATTGAGAATTTACGCGAACGTTGGAATGATGTTTTAGATCAAGTAAGACGTCGTAAGAAATCTACTCAAGCTTTTTTGTTAGAAGGCAAACCTGTTCAACTTGAAGGGAATGTGCTAACCATTGCTTTTCGAGAAGGATGCTCCTTTCACAAAGATAAGGTTAATCAAATAGAAAACCGGCAGACCATTGAAGAATCATTGCAGCAGATTTTTGGGATGGACCTAAGTATAACCAATGTAATGGAAAATGAATTCAAAATAAAAGAGAGTTCTGAGCTGCCTGATAAGAAACAACAAGATCAAGATCTCATAGATAAAGCAAAGGATATGTT is a window encoding:
- the dnaX gene encoding DNA polymerase III subunit gamma/tau — its product is MAYLALYREWRPKTFQNIVGQEHITRTLMNALKQNKIAHAYLFSGPRGTGKTTAAKILAKALNCEQRIDVEPCNQCSSCLSIDHGSAIEVFEIDAASNRGIDEIRDLRENIKLSSIEGRFKVYIIDEVHMLTTEAFNALLKTLEEPPPQVVFILATTEVQKIPLTILSRVQRFEFHRISVENISSRLTLVCESLGRNILPGALQVIAQKSEGGLRDALSILDQCLLQDDPIGVKEVYQVLGMVGETFSSELVESLMTLDYGKSLAILTDGIQQGRDPRQIIRELLDYLRQMLLNVTTGAAPLVAPEIQERLVKQSEQVPISRLLHWISLLMQGEGQLKYASNARLAAELLIVQTIHEGQNIIGEQGEILNRLTLLEKNVQTLLSGKNVHLLNDIKSTHPAEVDHAAEIDHVNNDSSKKKNAIDVKTETTSTEKRVSAGSEILTIENLRERWNDVLDQVRRRKKSTQAFLLEGKPVQLEGNVLTIAFREGCSFHKDKVNQIENRQTIEESLQQIFGMDLSITNVMENEFKIKESSELPDKKQQDQDLIDKAKDMFGEDLVIIKD